The DNA region ATCGTGTAGCCCCAGATTTTGCTTTGAGCTTGCTTGGGTGTGCAGTCTACACAATGCTCACCAATCACCAGCGCTAACTCTCCCTCGTAGTCTACTCGCTGCGACTGAGCAGGAGACTGGATTTCGCGATCGGTTGCCGTGATGGATGTCGGAGGTTTCAGAAACAGGAGTGGCTCTTTGGGTACAGAGGTTCCCATTTCTTGTGCATGTTCCGTGTAATTTTTGCCCACAGCCACAATTTTGCTGGGAGCACAAGGAGCCAGCAGTTCGTAACTACCGGGTTCTAACTCTAAATCCGTAGGTTGTCCCTGCAACCAAGGCGGTGCATCGAGAACCTGAATGTTGCGAGTGAGTTTCAACAAACCGTAGTAGGTTTGTCCTTTAGACGTTTTGACTCGGACGTAGCGCTGCGCCATAATGTGAGATATTCCTTGGTAACTAGAGCTTAAGCCGTCTAGGTTTGGATGTAGATGCAAATTGACCCTGGCGACTAGCTAGAATTAATACCAGGTGCGAAACGTTCGACCTAAAACGATAACAAAGTAGGTCTGGGAAAAGATTCTACGTTATTCGTGAGACGGTCGGACTCAGTGCATGAGTAGGTATCAATTAGTCAGAAGAACTGAATATTCATGATAGGATTAGTGCGTCTTGACCACCAAGGCCGCAAGCGAAAACCAAGCTAATAAGTAAGTGTTGCAAGCAGAAAATTGGGGTCTTGGTAACCAGGACTCGTGCCCTTGGAGGGAATGTAGGACCAAAAAACTACCAAGTTTTGGAAACTGTTCCTCATTAATAGGGAAGCCCATCACTTGCTGCATTGCGGAAGTATGGGTAGTTCATAAAAGTCTTCCCACCTGGAAACCCTATCCCCTTTTGGGTGGAAAGGAAGGTACCGAAGCTCATACGAGGACAGAGTGTAACGCCTTCGTACAACAACTTTGGTACAATAGAAAAGCTCTTGTCTATCCCTTTAACAAAGGCACGTAACTATCAGCTATTGCTGGAGACGGAAACAGTTTGGGAACTAAAACCAAAAGATACAAGCCATTGCTAGGTATAGGTTTAGTTTCTAGGGGAGAGGAACAAGAAAGCATAGTCTGACTCACTCAGCTATACTTGTGTACTTTTAGGGCTGCGGTCAATCAGCCTAGGTTTCAACCGAGATGTCTTGGTTAGGAACAAGCCTCATCCCAAGAGTGGGTGAGGCAGTTGACGTCCTTGCTTCTTCTGTGATTAGGTGGACAGCACCAAAGATAGGTTGCTGTCCATCGTCTTGTGAAGAGGCCAAGTTGTCCACAAGGAGATTAACACCCATGACTAGCAATTACGAATTGATGTACATCCTGCGCCCCGATTTAGGGGAGGAACAGGTAGACCAAGCGATCGCCAAGTACGAAAACCTTCTGCGTGAACAAGGTGTAGAGCAGCTCGAAATTCAGCATCGCGGCAAGCGTCGTCTGGCTTACGAAATCAACAGGCACCGCGAAGGCATCTATATCCAGATGAATTACAAAGCGCCTGCAACCCATGTAGCAATTGTGGAACGGGCGATGCGTCTGAGTGAGGAAGTTATTCGTTACTTGACCCTCAAGCTGGAAGATCGCAAAGCCGATCCAGAACCAGCTCCAGTTGAAGTAGAGGCTTAGTAACACAAAATTAGCCTGCACCCCACAAGGTAGTCTCTATTAGGAAATCTGATGACTCTACCTTAGGGGTGGCAAATTTTTGCCGCACCTACCCAATGGCTGGTTTTCATCGGGTATGGTTTTACCCCCGTCTGAATTTCTGATTCAGGCGGGGATTTTTGTCTGTAACGATAAAACCCTAAACTTCAACGCTATGGCAGCTATTTTCAAGTTAGGCACCATGAGCAGAAGCTCACAACAAAGGAATGAAAATTCTTATCCCTTCTGCCTTCCGCCTTCTGTCCTCACTCTCATCTCCGGTCTGCCTTATTTTCAAGACAGAGCTGAAATTGCTGTTTTCTCTCCCATAGACGCTATTAGCCTATCCTGACCCAGGCCACAAGAGTGGGAAGAAGTGTTTATAGATACCCACTTCCACGGCTCTTCTATCTTTTTTGTCAGCGAACACCTGCAACCCTAGCGCCTGTGCCCCTGTGTCCACCAACATGATACTCACGGATCGTGCCCCCCAGAAAGTTTCGAGCTGGAATCAGCAAACCTATCAACGCTTGAAACTTGCCTTGAGTCTTGGTCTGCGTCGCCAAATTTTTGTGGCGGTGTGTGATGACTTGAGCCTACGCAACCGTCTAGCAGGTAAATTACATGCCGAGTTGGGTACCTCTTTAGCAAGAGCGTCCCTGGACGTTCCAGGCAGCTCAAAATTGATCAGCCTGAAATTAAACCTGAGCGACCCCAATCCTTTAGCCCAAATTGCTCAATGGTGCTCACAGCATCGGCAATCCCGAAGTTCTACACCAGCACCGGGATTTCAAATTTTAGGAGTTGAGCGCTTAACACGGCAACCGCCATCGGTGCAGCGATTGTTCCTCAGGCGTTTACAATCGATTGACCGAAATTTGCTGCGCTTGGAATCAACCTTATTACTCTGGTTGCCACGACCTTGGTTCCACATGATTCAGCAGTCTGTGCCAGAGTTTTGGCAGTGGCACACAGGTGTTTTTGAGTTTGAAGGAGAGCCAACCCCTTTACCTCCGGTTGGTGCATCCAAACCAGAGGCTTCCCCCAATTCAGTGGCGTTAGAGTCAGAAGCAGGAAAGGGTTCTTTCCAGGAAGACTTGCGAACACTCCTGACTCACGACTTGGCAGAAAGCGACAAGCGACCGCCTATCAAGCAAATTAGTTGGAAAAAGCAACAGCCTTACAACCCTTCAGTTCACAAACCAGCCGCAGACGCTCCTCACGCTGCTAGCGCTTCGCCATCGGGGAAACCAAACCCTAAAACGGGTACAGCATCCTCACCCCCAAATGATTACACCAAAACGACCCATTACCCGATCCCTCCTGCTCAAAAGGCCGTTCCGTTAACAGAAGACGAGGCGGTGGTGTTTGAGGAACTCATGGAACATGAGATATCGATGCCGCTAACACCCCGTGCCATAACACCTAACGCTGAATTGGGTTTAGGTGATTTAGAGCGGGAATTAGAGCAACTTCAGATTGATGAGTTCATGGGTTATGCTCAACCCCCCATCCTCAATTCCCAATCAGGCGAACCGACTCCAACGGCACCGCCAAACGGGCACTCCTTGCCACCCTCCCTGCCAGGCTCCACACCACAGCCGCAACCCCAGTCAGCAGAGTCGCCAGCAGAGACTTATTTAGAACTGGGTCATCACTATCGCCATGCCATTGAGCAGGGAGATGCCTCTGAAGAAAACTTGATGATTGCCATTCAGGCTTATGAGCAAGCGCTGCATTGGTTAGACAAATCCTCGCCCCAAGTTTCAGATATCCTCAATGACTTGGGTAATCTCTACTGGATGTTATCCCGTTGTCCTGGCAGCGTGGATCATGCGCTTTCCTATTTAGAGCAAGCGATTCAAGCCTACCAACTGGCTTTGACTAAGCTAACGGCTGAAGAAGCGCCCCTCACCTACGCGATGATTCAAAATAATCTGGGAGCCGCTTACGGGGATTTAGCTCGGCATAAAGACCCAGCAGAGAGCTTGGAGCAGTCAATTCGCGCCTATGAAGAAGCCTTGCGCTATCGCCGTGCTGACAGCGATCCCCTAAAGTATGCTTCTACGCAAAACAATTTGGGTACCGCTCACTGGAATTTAGCTCAGCATCAAGCTTCGGTTGCCCATTTACGAGCAGCGATCGCGGCTTATAAAGAAGCTCTTTCTTATTATTCCCCTCAATCTGAGCCGTTAAATTGGGCAATGATTCAAAATAACCTAGGGACTGCCTACTGGAATCTTGCCCAGTACGAACAACCGCAAATCTGGTTACCCCTGGCAACAGCAGCTTATCAGGAGGCGATGAAGTACCGAACCCCGGCAGTTGCGCCTGCGGCTTGTGCGGCTACACTCAATAACTTGGGTACGGCATATTGGCATTTAGCAGACCACTGTCACGACCAAGCCCAGCAGCAGGCAGAATACTTAGAGAAATCTATTGCGGCTTATGAAAATGCGATCGCTCTGACTCAGCAATTGTCTCAAAATGAGCCACCCATACCCGTTAATTTCGATGTTTTTGCCACCTACAATAATCTGGGATTAGCCCATTACCAACTGGCAACCGAACCGCAATTTTCTCTAACGCAGCCGTCTAAATTAACTCATCTTGAATCAGCTTTAGAGCAACACGCGAAAGTTTGCATGGGTCTGAAGGCGCAAGACGATCCTAACGTCGCTACCGCAACGCCCTCAGATTCGTACCAAACGGCCTTCAGCTACATCATTAAAACAATTCGTGCTATTTACAATGAAGGTGGTCTGGCTGGGCAAAATCGCGCCCTCTCGAAGGTTCCGGGTCAGCTATTACCAGAAATTTTGCCCCGATTGTAATGGAGACAGAGGCGTGAAGCCTTCAAGTTAGCGATCGCGCACTTCCTCTGATCAATCAGCCGCAACACGATCCCCTTCCGGCACCCGTACTATAAAACATATTTTTTATTATTCGTCAAGATAATTAAAATAAGTTTATGGAGGGTGAGCGCTTTGCTTGTAGAGCAGACAACAGACCACCCTAGAACCCTAAGCGCCTAGCTTGGAGCCTACTCGAAGAGTCGCCCCAAGCTAAACGGTTTCTGGTTCCGGCTTTACAATAAAACCTAAGCAGCATAGATTAAAGCCAAAATTTAAGCATTCCCAAGGGACATTTATTGGAAAGACTTTGTGTGAACGTTTCCACTACCTCAGTCAATCTTGACCTAAAGAATTTATTTCCGTTTGAACTCGATGAATTTCAGCAACAGGCGATCGCAGCCCTGAATGCAGGTCGCTCTGTGGTTGTCTGTGCTCCCACCGGTTCGGGGAAAACCCTCATTGGAGAATATACCATTCACCGTGCCCTAGCGCGGGGCGGTCGCATCTTCTACACCACACCCTTAAAGGCTCTGTCTAACCAGAAGCTGCGTGATTTCCGAGAATTATTTGGTGCAGAGCAAGTGGGACTGCTGACCGGTGATATCTCCATCAACCGGGATGCCCCCATCTTGGTCATGACCACCGAAATCTTCCGCAACATGCTCTATGGCACACCCATTGGGGAAGTCGGCACCTCCCTGGTTGGCGTGGAAGCGGTCGTACTCGATGAGTGTCATTACATGAATGACCGACAGCGGGGCACCGTTTGGGAAGAATCCATTATCTATTGCCCCCCAGAAGTCCAACTCGTTGCTCTCTCCGCCACCGTTGCCAATGCTGACCAGCTCACGGAATGGCTGAATCTCGTTCATGGCGCAACAGAGCTAATTTACTCCAACTTCCGACCCGTTCCCTTGCAGTTCTACTTCGGGAACACCAAGGGCGTTTTTCCGCTGCTGGATGAGACTCACAGGCAAATTAACCCTCGCCTCAAACCCAAAAATAAAGGAGGCAAACCACGAGGAGGGCGTCCAGAAAGTCCCCACATGACCTATATCCTAGAGCAACTTGCGGCACGGGATATGTTACCGGCGATTTACTTTATCTTCAGTCGTCGGGGCTGTGATCGAGCCGTGGAGGAAATGGGGGATTTTTCACTAGTTAATGAACGAGAAGCCGCCCAACTCAAGGAGAAAATTGACGAATTTTTAAGTCGCAATCCAGAGGCCGGTCGTGCTGGACAAGTGGAACCGCTTTACCGAGGAATTGCCGCTCATCACGCCGGAATTTTACCCGCCTGGAAGGGATTGGTGGAAGAACTGTTCCAACTGGGTCTGATTAAAGTGGTGTTTGCCACGGAGACGCTGGCAGCAGGGATTAATATGCCTGCCCGCACCACTGTCATTTCGACGCTGTCCAAGCGGACTGACCGGGGACATCGCTTGCTGACGGCTTCAGAATTCTTGCAGATGGCGGGTCGTGCCGGACGGCGGGGCATGGATGCTATCGGCTATGTTGTTACCTTACAGACGCCCTTTGAAGGGGCAAAAGAAGCAGCTTACCTAGCAACGGCGGGTGCTGACCCCCTCGTGAGCCAGTTCTCACCCACTTACGGCATGGTGCTGAATTTGTTGCAAACCCACTCGGTGAGTGAAGCCAAGGATTTGGTGGAACGGAGTTTTGCCCAGTACTTGGCGACACTTTATCTCCGGCCTCAGCAACAAGCGATTACGGAGTTGACCACAGAACTGACGAAACTGGATATTCAACTCGCCCCCATAGAAGTGAAACAGTTGGAAAAGTATGAAAAACTCAGTGAACGCCTCAAAGAAGAACGCCGATTGCTGAAACTCCTGGAAAATCAAGCGGAAGCAGCGCGCGCCCAGGAAATTGCCCAGGTTCTTAAAGATGCGCCACCCGGAACTGTACTCTATCTGAAAGGGAAGCATGTGAAGGTATCTTCCCCTGTTCCAGCGGTTTTGGTGGCGAAGGTAAAAGGAAGTGGTCACGCGCCTAATTTTGTCTGCTTAAGCACCCATAATCGCTGGTATGTAGCGACAACGGCGGATGTTGTTGACATGCTTGCGGAAGACGAGATGGGATATGTCGAGTATGTCCCTCTACCAGAGGAACTCATGCTGAAGGCCGGTCAAGTCAGGCGCGGCAAAGAGGAGACAGAAGCGATCGCGCAGCACCTGCAAAGGAGTATTGGGCATCGCACGCCATCGGCTGATTTAGCCTCTTTTGCACCCGAAGTGTTCACTCAATCTAAAGTTGTGGAGGCTGTAAAAGACCAACTCGACAATCATCCCTTGCACTATTGGGGCAATCCCAGTAATCTGATCAAGCGTCACAAACGCCGATTAACCTTGCAAGAAGAAATTCATCAGCATCAAGCCCAGTATCGAGAAAACCAAGCTCACCACTGGCAGGAATTTCTGAACCTGATTGAGGTACTCAGAGCCTTTGGTTGCTTGGACAACGTCACACCCACCCCTTTGGGAAAAGCCACCGCTGCCATTCGCGGAGATAACGAATTATGGCTAGGACTGGCGCTGATGTCGGGGGAATTTGATCAATTAGACCCCCACCACCTGGCAGGTGCGATGTGTGCTCTGGTTACCGAAACCCCTCGCCCCGATAGCTGGACGAACTACTTACCCCCTGAACCCGCGATCGAGGCCTTGGTTCATTTGAAAGGGACGCGGCAGAGTCTGCTGAAATTGCAGTATCGCTATGACATCATGTGGCCGATTTGGCCGGAATATAAATTCCTCGATAAGATCGTCGGCGGATTAATGGGTCTGGTAGAGCAGTGGGCTTTAGGTGTCTCCTGGACAGATCTGTGTGCCAACACCAGCTTAGATGAGGGCGATGTGGTGCGGATTTTGCGCCGAACGGTGGATATTCTTTCCCAAATTCCCCATGTACCGGCTGTACCCAATTCCTTGAGAGTCAATGCCATTCGAGCAATCCAGTTACTTGACCGCTTCCCCGTCAACGAAGTAGTTGATTAACCGGGTTCTCCTCCCAGTCCCCCATTCCTAGCTCTCGCTTTCAGGTTGGAAGTTCTACACGTAGAATTTCTTAACACGTCCTTTGGTCATCGCGTCATGTGCCAAAGGGATATTGGTTATTGGTGAGCGACGAAGGAGCATAGGTGAGGAGTTATTTGCGTTCTAATCAGCCATGGCGTTTAGCTACAGAGCGACTTAAGCCGTTGTTTTCAAGACACGGCAACCAGACAACTACAGGCATTCCGTGGCAGGCAATTTTTGTGGGCAGCGTCATCGCCACGTTGTTCCATTCAGGGGTGCTGCCATCCGCCGTCTGGGCAGAAACAGCAAAACTGGGAGTGGTCAAAAGTCCCGACAATGAAGGGTATTGGTCAGAAATTACCACGCGCTTACAGGCAACAGGGGTTGACTACTGCATCGTTGATTTTTCTCAAGTCCAACAAGTATCGGATTTGGGCCGCCCGAAGTTACTATTTTTACCCAATATTGAGCGGCTCGAAGCCGCACAGCTAGCGGCACTCCAAGAATGGATGCGCCAAGGCGGTCGAGTGATTGTCAGTGGGCCTGTGGGGACTCTTTCCCAACCGGAAATCCGCACTCGGTTGCGGACGCTTTTGGGTGCTTACTGGGGGTTTGACCTCAAACAACCCTCTGGGTTGAAACCGTTGAGAACGGATAAACAGACGTGGGTACCCTCATCTGGCTCTACAGGTAATATCCGGGGAGGCGTCGTCATTCCCACCGGGTTGACCTCTTCTACCGCTGCGGTCTGGAGTCAGAGGGATAACTCACCTGCCGTGGTGAGCAACGACCAATCGCTCTTTTTGGGCTGGCGCTGGGGTGTGGATGTCATGGTACCCCCAGCCGTGGATACGGTTTGGTTACAAGCCGCTCTCCGTCGGTATGATATAACTGCCAATCCGTCACGAGGAAGGTCAACCCCATCTCAACCCTATTGTGTGCCGTCCCAAGCCTCAGCGACCCAGCGACCCCTAACGTCCCGACCTAGTCGTAACCCACCTAATCCGGCAAGGGTTACACCGCAAACTGCCGCCGCCAGCGCCAATCCGCCTACGAGCATCGCCCAAGTTGACCCTGATTTTGGGGTCGCACCTGCACAAATCTTACCCAACAGTAAAGGGCCGCTCACCGCAGCGCAAGCGGCTGCCATGAGTCAGGAGTTGAAAAATCTGATCGGTCGGGTTGAAAGTGCTCTACTCACTGCCAATGCTACGAACAGTAATGTGAATTTACCCACAGGCGCAGCGATTGAGCAATTTCTCCGTGCGGGTGCCAAAGGGGGTTCTAGACCCGAAGACGCCCAGACTCCTGACCCCATGATCAGTAGTAATCCAACAATTAGAGCCGTCGTTCAGGCGAGGATGGGGCTGCAAAACTTCCTCAATGCCGTAGCACAAAAGGACTATGATCGGGCAAGACAACATTGGCTCCAAGCCCGACGTACCCTCTGGGATAACTACCCAACTGATCGCAAGCTGACTCAGCCAGAGATTCGGGCGATTTGGTTAGACCGGGGAACCATTGTCCGCGCTAAATCAGAGCAGGATTTAGCCAAAGTTTTCGATCAACTGGCGGCAGCAGGTTTTAATACCGTGTTCT from Microcoleus sp. AS-A8 includes:
- a CDS encoding fumarylacetoacetate hydrolase family protein, with the protein product MAQRYVRVKTSKGQTYYGLLKLTRNIQVLDAPPWLQGQPTDLELEPGSYELLAPCAPSKIVAVGKNYTEHAQEMGTSVPKEPLLFLKPPTSITATDREIQSPAQSQRVDYEGELALVIGEHCVDCTPKQAQSKIWGYTIANDVTARDLQQQDGQWTRAKGFNTFCPLGPWIVRELSAGARLQTFLNDRPQPVQSALLTQMVFPPEFLVSYISQVMTLLPGDVVLTGTPQGIGPMQIGDRVRVEIEGIGHLENTVVARSSLEAP
- the rpsF gene encoding 30S ribosomal protein S6 — translated: MTSNYELMYILRPDLGEEQVDQAIAKYENLLREQGVEQLEIQHRGKRRLAYEINRHREGIYIQMNYKAPATHVAIVERAMRLSEEVIRYLTLKLEDRKADPEPAPVEVEA
- a CDS encoding tetratricopeptide repeat protein, with the translated sequence MILTDRAPQKVSSWNQQTYQRLKLALSLGLRRQIFVAVCDDLSLRNRLAGKLHAELGTSLARASLDVPGSSKLISLKLNLSDPNPLAQIAQWCSQHRQSRSSTPAPGFQILGVERLTRQPPSVQRLFLRRLQSIDRNLLRLESTLLLWLPRPWFHMIQQSVPEFWQWHTGVFEFEGEPTPLPPVGASKPEASPNSVALESEAGKGSFQEDLRTLLTHDLAESDKRPPIKQISWKKQQPYNPSVHKPAADAPHAASASPSGKPNPKTGTASSPPNDYTKTTHYPIPPAQKAVPLTEDEAVVFEELMEHEISMPLTPRAITPNAELGLGDLERELEQLQIDEFMGYAQPPILNSQSGEPTPTAPPNGHSLPPSLPGSTPQPQPQSAESPAETYLELGHHYRHAIEQGDASEENLMIAIQAYEQALHWLDKSSPQVSDILNDLGNLYWMLSRCPGSVDHALSYLEQAIQAYQLALTKLTAEEAPLTYAMIQNNLGAAYGDLARHKDPAESLEQSIRAYEEALRYRRADSDPLKYASTQNNLGTAHWNLAQHQASVAHLRAAIAAYKEALSYYSPQSEPLNWAMIQNNLGTAYWNLAQYEQPQIWLPLATAAYQEAMKYRTPAVAPAACAATLNNLGTAYWHLADHCHDQAQQQAEYLEKSIAAYENAIALTQQLSQNEPPIPVNFDVFATYNNLGLAHYQLATEPQFSLTQPSKLTHLESALEQHAKVCMGLKAQDDPNVATATPSDSYQTAFSYIIKTIRAIYNEGGLAGQNRALSKVPGQLLPEILPRL
- a CDS encoding RNA helicase, whose amino-acid sequence is MNVSTTSVNLDLKNLFPFELDEFQQQAIAALNAGRSVVVCAPTGSGKTLIGEYTIHRALARGGRIFYTTPLKALSNQKLRDFRELFGAEQVGLLTGDISINRDAPILVMTTEIFRNMLYGTPIGEVGTSLVGVEAVVLDECHYMNDRQRGTVWEESIIYCPPEVQLVALSATVANADQLTEWLNLVHGATELIYSNFRPVPLQFYFGNTKGVFPLLDETHRQINPRLKPKNKGGKPRGGRPESPHMTYILEQLAARDMLPAIYFIFSRRGCDRAVEEMGDFSLVNEREAAQLKEKIDEFLSRNPEAGRAGQVEPLYRGIAAHHAGILPAWKGLVEELFQLGLIKVVFATETLAAGINMPARTTVISTLSKRTDRGHRLLTASEFLQMAGRAGRRGMDAIGYVVTLQTPFEGAKEAAYLATAGADPLVSQFSPTYGMVLNLLQTHSVSEAKDLVERSFAQYLATLYLRPQQQAITELTTELTKLDIQLAPIEVKQLEKYEKLSERLKEERRLLKLLENQAEAARAQEIAQVLKDAPPGTVLYLKGKHVKVSSPVPAVLVAKVKGSGHAPNFVCLSTHNRWYVATTADVVDMLAEDEMGYVEYVPLPEELMLKAGQVRRGKEETEAIAQHLQRSIGHRTPSADLASFAPEVFTQSKVVEAVKDQLDNHPLHYWGNPSNLIKRHKRRLTLQEEIHQHQAQYRENQAHHWQEFLNLIEVLRAFGCLDNVTPTPLGKATAAIRGDNELWLGLALMSGEFDQLDPHHLAGAMCALVTETPRPDSWTNYLPPEPAIEALVHLKGTRQSLLKLQYRYDIMWPIWPEYKFLDKIVGGLMGLVEQWALGVSWTDLCANTSLDEGDVVRILRRTVDILSQIPHVPAVPNSLRVNAIRAIQLLDRFPVNEVVD
- a CDS encoding family 10 glycosylhydrolase codes for the protein MRSYLRSNQPWRLATERLKPLFSRHGNQTTTGIPWQAIFVGSVIATLFHSGVLPSAVWAETAKLGVVKSPDNEGYWSEITTRLQATGVDYCIVDFSQVQQVSDLGRPKLLFLPNIERLEAAQLAALQEWMRQGGRVIVSGPVGTLSQPEIRTRLRTLLGAYWGFDLKQPSGLKPLRTDKQTWVPSSGSTGNIRGGVVIPTGLTSSTAAVWSQRDNSPAVVSNDQSLFLGWRWGVDVMVPPAVDTVWLQAALRRYDITANPSRGRSTPSQPYCVPSQASATQRPLTSRPSRNPPNPARVTPQTAAASANPPTSIAQVDPDFGVAPAQILPNSKGPLTAAQAAAMSQELKNLIGRVESALLTANATNSNVNLPTGAAIEQFLRAGAKGGSRPEDAQTPDPMISSNPTIRAVVQARMGLQNFLNAVAQKDYDRARQHWLQARRTLWDNYPTDRKLTQPEIRAIWLDRGTIVRAKSEQDLAKVFDQLAAAGFNTVFFETVNASYPIYPSRVAPEQNPLVKGWDPLAAAVKLAHQRGMELHAWVWMFAAANQRHNTILNQPVSYPGPLLKALPEWAMFDPRGRLFDPSTKKAFLDPANPQVRQYLMALLEEIVTRYEVDGIQLDYIRYPFQDPTVNQTFSYGKAARQQFKELTGIDPIQVSPSQRDLWQKWTDFRIRQIDSFVATVSTRLRKQRPSLILSAAVFPLPRQERLQRLQQNWEEWAIRGDIDLVVPMTYALDTRGLERLAQPVLMQSTLSSTLMLPAIRLLNLPTIVAVDQIQLLRDSPSSGYALFAVENLDGNLQNVFRRTQSGGENVRSIPPSPIPYRQPFPAAAARYQALQREWSFLLANQQLLLREPVLSEWGKQADTLSTLLNQLAKEPSMQNLLSAKAYLVSFRSQFQRWMQSQSATQPYQVQVWDNRLATIERLLRYGERTVLKQD